One window from the genome of Castellaniella sp. MT123 encodes:
- a CDS encoding GlxA family transcriptional regulator — protein sequence MDVPSVQDASHGRPVPDTQHYGFLLVPGFTFIGFSCALEPLRMANLASGCPLFQWSTISLDGAPVQASNGIPIQPDHALDDAPPFDTLFVCGSNPIPARIDSHCLNWLRHRARQGTVLGGICTGSYWLARAGLLNGYRCTLHWEDTERLLTDFPEIIVSKRIYEIDRDRYTCSGGIAPVDLMVALIGQRTGSHEIAAKVSELMVCERIRSTQDPQRIPLRQQLGTGQPKLTEVVTLMENNLEEPLTKEELAQFIQVSVRQLERLFQEHLKCTPNTYYLELRLRRARQLLLGSEQSIIDVAAACGFVSVTHFTHRYRDYFGTTPGRERRIGHPAHDPAPAGRPPARVS from the coding sequence GCGCCCAGTCCCGGACACGCAGCACTACGGTTTTTTGCTGGTTCCCGGATTTACGTTTATCGGTTTTTCCTGCGCGTTGGAACCCCTGCGCATGGCCAACCTGGCTAGCGGGTGTCCGCTGTTCCAGTGGTCCACGATCAGTCTGGATGGCGCACCGGTCCAGGCCAGCAACGGGATCCCCATCCAGCCTGACCACGCGCTGGACGACGCGCCCCCATTCGATACCCTCTTCGTCTGCGGCTCCAACCCGATCCCAGCCCGCATCGACTCGCATTGCCTGAACTGGTTGCGCCATCGTGCGCGCCAGGGAACGGTCCTGGGCGGTATCTGCACGGGTAGCTACTGGCTGGCACGGGCGGGCCTGCTGAACGGCTACCGTTGCACTCTGCACTGGGAAGACACCGAACGGCTGCTGACCGACTTTCCGGAAATCATCGTCTCCAAACGCATTTACGAAATCGATCGGGACCGCTATACCTGCAGCGGCGGGATCGCGCCCGTGGACCTGATGGTCGCGCTCATCGGCCAGCGGACCGGCAGCCACGAGATCGCCGCCAAGGTCTCCGAACTGATGGTCTGCGAACGGATCCGCTCCACCCAGGATCCCCAGCGGATCCCACTGCGCCAGCAACTGGGTACGGGCCAACCCAAACTGACCGAGGTCGTGACCCTGATGGAAAACAACCTCGAAGAGCCCCTGACCAAGGAAGAACTGGCCCAGTTCATCCAGGTCTCGGTGCGCCAGCTCGAACGCCTGTTTCAAGAACATCTGAAATGCACGCCCAATACCTACTACCTGGAATTGCGGCTGCGGCGGGCGCGGCAGCTGCTGCTGGGCTCGGAACAATCCATCATCGACGTGGCGGCCGCCTGCGGTTTCGTGTCGGTGACCCATTTCACCCACCGCTATCGGGACTACTTCGGCACAACACCGGGCCGCGAGCGCCGGATCGGCCATCCGGCGCATGATCCGGCGCCGGCCG